One part of the Algibacter sp. L1A34 genome encodes these proteins:
- the proC gene encoding pyrroline-5-carboxylate reductase, whose protein sequence is MKVAIIGAGSLGQSIAKGLLTSEALTSLYLTKRNLSSIKGFDDSEKVTLTTDNVEAIKNSEVVIFAVQPRHFEGILNDLKSYLTKDHVLISVITGFAIERMEAIVGTDSYVVRAMPNTAASVGQSMTCFSTNKKGKEKSDLAKTVFSSMGTSLEIPEEQLQAATVICASGIAFWMRLIRATTQGAIQLGFEAHEAHQLAMQTCFGAASLLKQSGKHPEEEIDRVTTPSGCTIEGLNEMEHRGLSSSLIKGINASFEKINQIKTK, encoded by the coding sequence ATGAAAGTAGCCATTATTGGAGCAGGCAGCTTAGGCCAATCTATCGCGAAGGGTTTATTGACTTCGGAAGCGTTGACGAGTTTGTACTTAACGAAACGAAATTTGAGTTCTATTAAAGGGTTTGATGATTCGGAAAAAGTGACTTTAACTACCGATAATGTTGAAGCTATCAAGAATTCTGAGGTTGTAATTTTTGCAGTTCAGCCGAGACACTTTGAAGGTATTTTAAATGATTTAAAATCGTATTTAACTAAAGACCACGTGTTAATTTCGGTTATTACCGGTTTTGCTATTGAGAGAATGGAAGCTATTGTTGGAACGGATAGTTACGTGGTACGCGCTATGCCAAACACTGCTGCGTCTGTTGGACAATCTATGACCTGTTTTTCTACCAATAAAAAAGGGAAAGAAAAAAGTGATTTAGCGAAAACTGTTTTTAGTAGTATGGGAACTTCTTTGGAGATTCCTGAAGAACAATTGCAAGCTGCAACTGTTATTTGCGCTAGTGGAATTGCTTTTTGGATGCGCTTAATTCGTGCAACTACACAGGGCGCTATTCAGTTAGGTTTTGAGGCGCATGAAGCACACCAATTAGCAATGCAAACTTGTTTTGGAGCGGCTAGTTTATTGAAACAATCAGGGAAGCATCCAGAGGAAGAAATAGATCGTGTAACCACGCCAAGTGGCTGTACTATTGAAGGTTTGAACGAAATGGAACACCGAGGTTTAAGCTCGTCGCTTATAAAAGGAATAAACGCATCTTTTGAGAAAATTAACCAGATAAAAACAAAATAA
- a CDS encoding argininosuccinate synthase, protein MKKLVIAYSGGLDTSYCAVSLSKEYDVHAVSVNTGGFTDEEIKHIESNAYKMGVSTYKNIDAVATFYQKVVKYLIYGNVLKNSTYPLSVSAERIIQAIEIIEYAKSIDAEYIAHGSTGAGNDQVRFDMIFQTLAPNIKIITPIRDQKLTRQEEIEYLKSEGIDMPWEKTKYSVNKGLWGTSVGGVETLESEKPLPSEAYPSQLVKEGEEKVTLTFKNGEFVALNGQENKPEVNIENLNNIASAYAIGRDIHVGDTIVGTKGRVGFEAAAALITLKAHHLLEKHTLTKWQLQHKDYLSSFYGMHLHEGQYLDPVMRDIEAFLQSSQKMVSGNVVVSLKPYHFSLDGIVSDHDLMSSKFSTYGEENKAWTADDAKGFIKIFGNQNKIYRQVNSQE, encoded by the coding sequence ATGAAAAAATTAGTAATAGCATACAGTGGCGGGTTAGATACATCATACTGTGCAGTAAGTTTATCAAAAGAATATGATGTACACGCCGTAAGTGTAAATACAGGTGGTTTTACAGATGAAGAAATTAAGCATATTGAAAGTAATGCCTATAAAATGGGTGTTTCTACTTATAAAAACATTGATGCTGTAGCTACGTTTTACCAAAAAGTAGTGAAGTATTTAATTTATGGGAATGTGTTAAAAAACAGTACATATCCACTTTCTGTAAGTGCAGAGCGTATTATTCAAGCTATTGAAATTATTGAATACGCTAAAAGTATTGATGCCGAATATATTGCGCACGGTAGTACTGGAGCAGGAAATGATCAAGTTCGTTTCGATATGATTTTTCAAACATTGGCACCAAATATTAAAATAATTACTCCAATTAGAGATCAAAAATTAACTAGACAAGAAGAGATCGAGTATTTAAAATCTGAAGGTATTGATATGCCTTGGGAAAAAACGAAATACTCTGTTAATAAAGGTCTTTGGGGAACTAGTGTTGGTGGTGTTGAAACTTTAGAGTCTGAAAAACCTTTGCCAAGTGAAGCTTATCCTTCTCAATTAGTAAAAGAAGGTGAAGAAAAAGTAACACTAACTTTTAAGAATGGTGAGTTTGTTGCTTTAAACGGACAGGAAAACAAACCAGAAGTAAATATTGAAAACTTAAATAATATTGCTTCGGCTTATGCTATTGGTAGAGATATTCACGTTGGTGATACCATTGTTGGAACTAAAGGACGTGTTGGTTTTGAAGCTGCTGCGGCTTTAATTACATTAAAGGCACACCACTTGTTAGAGAAGCATACTTTAACAAAATGGCAATTACAACATAAAGATTATTTGTCTAGTTTTTACGGTATGCATTTACACGAAGGGCAGTATTTAGATCCAGTAATGAGAGATATTGAAGCTTTTTTACAAAGTTCTCAGAAAATGGTTTCTGGTAATGTTGTAGTGTCTCTAAAACCTTATCATTTTTCTTTAGACGGTATTGTCTCAGATCATGATTTAATGTCTAGTAAGTTTAGTACTTATGGTGAAGAAAACAAAGCTTGGACGGCAGATGATGCTAAAGGGTTTATTAAAATTTTCGGAAATCAAAATAAAATATACAGACAAGTAAATTCTCAGGAATAA
- the argC gene encoding N-acetyl-gamma-glutamyl-phosphate reductase, with the protein MKNIEVGIIGGAGYTAGELIRLLMHHPNTNINFVFSTSNAGNKISKIHQDLVGSLDQKFTDTVNPDVDVLFLCLGHGNSVKFLSNNTFSDNTKIIDLGNDFRLEADKVFNGKTFVYGLPELQREDIKTANYIANPGCFATAIQLGLLPLAGKGLISKDVHINAVTGATGAGTSLSATTHFTWRDNNFSYYKPFAHQHLGEINQSVKQLQNNFTSEILFMPNRGDFPRGIFATLYTDFEGTIEEAKVIYKDFYKDAKFTFVSDDELHLKQVVNTNKCLIHLHKHNGKLLVTSIIDNLLKGASGQAVQNMNLMFGLDETTGLGLKATYF; encoded by the coding sequence ATGAAAAATATTGAAGTTGGAATTATTGGAGGTGCAGGCTATACGGCTGGTGAATTAATTCGTTTATTAATGCATCACCCAAATACAAATATCAATTTTGTATTTAGCACATCGAATGCTGGAAATAAAATAAGTAAAATACATCAGGATTTAGTGGGCTCGTTAGACCAAAAATTTACCGATACTGTAAACCCAGATGTAGATGTTTTGTTTTTATGTTTAGGTCACGGAAATTCGGTTAAATTTTTATCGAATAATACGTTTTCTGATAATACAAAAATTATAGATTTAGGAAATGATTTTAGATTAGAAGCCGATAAGGTTTTTAATGGTAAAACATTTGTTTACGGTTTACCAGAATTACAACGTGAGGATATTAAAACTGCAAATTATATTGCAAATCCAGGTTGTTTTGCTACAGCAATTCAGTTAGGTTTATTGCCATTGGCGGGTAAAGGTTTGATAAGTAAAGACGTGCATATTAACGCTGTAACGGGCGCTACTGGAGCAGGAACATCATTGTCTGCAACTACTCATTTTACTTGGAGAGATAATAATTTTTCGTATTACAAACCATTTGCACATCAACATTTAGGAGAAATAAACCAATCGGTTAAACAATTGCAAAATAATTTTACTTCCGAGATTTTATTTATGCCAAATAGAGGTGATTTTCCTAGAGGGATTTTCGCAACGCTTTACACCGATTTTGAAGGAACTATTGAAGAAGCTAAGGTTATTTATAAAGATTTTTATAAAGATGCAAAATTCACTTTTGTATCGGATGATGAATTACATTTAAAACAAGTAGTAAATACTAATAAATGTTTAATACATTTACATAAACATAACGGTAAATTATTGGTGACGAGTATTATTGATAATTTATTGAAAGGAGCTTCGGGACAAGCGGTGCAGAACATGAATTTGATGTTTGGCTTAGACGAAACTACCGGATTAGGTTTAAAGGCAACTTATTTCTAA
- a CDS encoding acetylornithine carbamoyltransferase: MRHYTSINDIDNIHVWIEEAKALKVNPLQDIELGKNKTLGLLFFNSSLRTRLSTQKAALNLGMNPIVMNVSGDAWAIEFGDGTVMNGKTAEHIKEAAAVVSQYCDIIAVRAFPSLTDREMDESEHVLESFKKFASVPVISMESATGHPLQALTDAITISEYSKVSKPKVVLSWAPHIKSLPHAVANSFTQAMQKMDVEFVIANPEGYDLNPGITGDTPIYHNQEEAFKDADFVYTKNWSSYEDYGLVDNIDPSWMITKEKIGEAKFMHCLPVRRNLVVEDAVLDSDNSLVIQQANNRTFAAQLVLKKILENL; encoded by the coding sequence ATGAGACATTACACATCCATAAACGATATCGATAACATACATGTTTGGATAGAAGAAGCGAAAGCATTAAAAGTAAATCCTTTACAAGACATTGAATTAGGGAAAAACAAAACTTTAGGTTTATTATTCTTTAATTCAAGTTTAAGAACCCGTTTAAGTACGCAAAAAGCAGCTTTAAATTTAGGAATGAATCCAATTGTGATGAATGTTTCTGGAGATGCTTGGGCTATTGAGTTTGGTGATGGAACTGTAATGAATGGCAAGACGGCCGAACATATTAAAGAAGCAGCAGCCGTAGTGTCTCAATATTGCGATATTATTGCAGTACGTGCATTTCCAAGTTTAACAGATAGAGAAATGGACGAAAGCGAACATGTTTTGGAATCTTTTAAAAAGTTTGCATCTGTACCTGTTATTAGCATGGAAAGTGCAACAGGCCACCCGCTGCAAGCATTGACAGATGCGATTACCATTTCGGAATACTCTAAAGTATCAAAGCCTAAAGTTGTTTTAAGTTGGGCACCACATATTAAATCTTTACCACATGCGGTGGCAAATAGTTTTACACAAGCCATGCAAAAAATGGATGTGGAGTTTGTTATAGCTAATCCAGAAGGCTATGATTTAAACCCAGGAATTACAGGAGATACACCAATTTATCATAACCAAGAAGAAGCTTTTAAAGATGCCGATTTTGTTTATACAAAAAACTGGAGTTCTTATGAAGATTACGGTTTAGTAGATAATATTGATCCAAGCTGGATGATTACTAAAGAAAAAATTGGTGAAGCTAAATTTATGCACTGTTTACCTGTTAGACGAAATTTAGTTGTTGAAGATGCCGTTTTAGATAGTGATAACTCTTTAGTTATTCAACAAGCAAATAATAGAACATTTGCTGCGCAATTAGTGTTAAAGAAGATATTAGAAAACTTATAG
- a CDS encoding M20 family metallo-hydrolase, translating to MTQQDLTNDAISLLKKLIETQSFSSEEEPTALHIEDWFKRYNVDFKRTQNNVWAVNKYFDKSKPTLLLNSHHDTVKPNSAYTKDPFKAIVEDGKLYGLGSNDAGGCLVSLIATFTHFYNHDNLKYNLVIVASAEEESSGPNGLNSMLAVIPNVDVAIVGEPTLMNLAVAEKGLVVFDAVVAGTPSHAAHPNDNNSIYNTIAVLQWFKDLKFEKGSKALGDVKLTVTQINAGSQHNVVPGHVDLVIDVRVNDAYSNTEIAEILQEKAPCTSITPRSLRLNSSCIPMDHDLVKAGIEMGRSTYGSPTLSDQATLTCPSLKLGPGDSTRSHSADEFIHLNEIVEGVDLYIKLLEKVIVK from the coding sequence ATGACGCAGCAGGATTTAACGAATGATGCCATTTCACTTCTAAAAAAGCTGATAGAAACACAATCGTTTTCTTCGGAAGAAGAGCCAACGGCATTGCATATCGAAGATTGGTTTAAGCGTTATAATGTTGATTTTAAACGTACTCAAAATAATGTTTGGGCCGTTAATAAATATTTCGATAAAAGTAAACCAACTTTGCTTTTAAACTCGCATCACGATACTGTAAAACCCAATTCGGCTTATACCAAAGATCCCTTTAAAGCTATTGTAGAAGATGGAAAATTATACGGTTTAGGAAGTAATGATGCTGGAGGTTGCTTGGTGTCTTTAATCGCAACGTTTACTCATTTTTACAATCATGATAATTTAAAATATAATTTGGTTATTGTCGCTTCCGCGGAAGAAGAAAGCAGCGGGCCAAATGGATTAAATAGTATGTTGGCCGTAATACCTAACGTAGATGTTGCTATTGTAGGCGAACCGACTTTGATGAATTTAGCTGTAGCTGAAAAAGGCCTTGTAGTTTTCGATGCTGTTGTAGCGGGAACGCCAAGTCATGCCGCACATCCAAACGATAATAACTCCATTTATAACACGATAGCTGTGTTACAATGGTTTAAAGATTTAAAGTTTGAAAAGGGCTCGAAAGCTTTAGGAGATGTTAAGTTAACAGTAACACAAATTAATGCAGGCTCTCAGCATAATGTGGTTCCGGGTCATGTAGATTTGGTTATTGATGTTCGTGTAAATGATGCGTATAGCAACACAGAAATAGCCGAAATTTTACAAGAAAAGGCACCATGTACAAGTATTACACCACGGAGTTTAAGGTTAAATTCATCGTGTATTCCTATGGATCATGATTTAGTTAAAGCAGGTATTGAAATGGGACGATCAACTTACGGTTCTCCAACATTATCCGATCAAGCAACACTAACTTGTCCGTCTTTAAAATTAGGACCTGGAGATAGTACACGCTCGCATTCTGCAGACGAATTTATTCATTTAAATGAAATAGTAGAGGGTGTAGATTTGTATATTAAATTACTAGAGAAGGTTATTGTAAAATAA
- the argB gene encoding acetylglutamate kinase codes for MKEKLSIIKIGGNIIEDETSLNAFLKLFSNLEGKKILVHGGGRRATHIASKLGIESQMVNGRRITDAETLEVITMVYGGLVNKNVVAKLQGLNIDAIGLTGADINSIQSVKRPVKDVDFGFVGDVENVAHKSIDKLIQANFTPVFCAITHDGNGQLLNTNADTITSQVAIGMSKLYETSIYYCFEFNGVLEDINDKNSVVKHIDTNIYKDLLAKGIIVDGMLPKLENCFNALQNGVSAINMGNTEMLTQENDNFTKITL; via the coding sequence ATGAAAGAAAAATTATCAATCATAAAAATAGGAGGAAATATCATTGAAGATGAAACGTCTCTAAATGCTTTTCTTAAACTGTTTTCTAATTTAGAAGGAAAGAAAATTTTGGTTCACGGTGGAGGAAGGCGTGCTACACATATTGCATCAAAATTAGGGATAGAATCTCAAATGGTAAATGGTCGACGTATTACAGATGCTGAAACTTTAGAAGTTATTACTATGGTTTATGGTGGATTGGTAAATAAAAATGTGGTAGCCAAACTTCAAGGTTTAAATATCGATGCTATTGGATTAACAGGAGCCGATATTAATAGTATTCAGTCTGTTAAACGCCCTGTAAAGGATGTAGATTTTGGTTTTGTTGGTGATGTTGAAAACGTAGCTCACAAATCGATAGATAAACTAATTCAGGCCAATTTTACACCTGTATTTTGTGCTATTACTCATGATGGTAATGGGCAATTATTAAATACAAATGCCGATACTATTACTTCGCAAGTTGCTATTGGTATGAGTAAATTGTATGAAACTTCTATTTATTATTGTTTTGAATTCAATGGCGTTTTAGAAGATATAAATGATAAAAATTCGGTAGTAAAACATATAGATACTAATATATATAAAGATTTATTGGCAAAAGGAATTATTGTCGATGGCATGTTACCAAAACTAGAAAATTGTTTTAATGCGTTGCAAAATGGTGTTAGTGCCATAAATATGGGGAATACAGAAATGTTAACCCAAGAAAATGATAATTTCACAAAAATAACCTTATAA
- the proB gene encoding glutamate 5-kinase: MQKKKRILLKIGSNTLTKETNNISRGKIEDVANQIAKLQDTCEFIIVSSGAIAVAKQFVKLESKHEEVFVKQALASIGQPHLIRIYQEIFREYGLLTSQCLLSYSDFKKQESKSNIVNTINVLVQNNYIPIINENDTVATDEIKFGDNDKLGALTASLLDVDLFIIATNTNGIYTKASIENGKPETIAEVDDFDELRNQVVDSKSSHGTGGMQSKIEAAAVTRKAKIETWIVNGLEDNFITNAFDNKVPFTKIK; encoded by the coding sequence ATGCAGAAAAAGAAACGAATTTTATTAAAAATAGGGTCGAATACACTCACCAAAGAAACCAATAATATTTCACGAGGTAAAATTGAAGATGTCGCTAATCAGATTGCGAAACTTCAAGATACTTGCGAGTTTATTATTGTAAGTTCTGGTGCTATTGCTGTAGCAAAACAGTTTGTAAAACTTGAAAGCAAGCACGAAGAGGTGTTTGTAAAACAAGCATTAGCATCTATAGGTCAGCCACATTTAATTCGTATTTATCAAGAAATTTTTAGAGAATATGGATTGCTTACTTCTCAGTGTTTACTATCGTATTCCGATTTTAAAAAACAGGAAAGTAAATCTAATATTGTGAACACCATAAACGTATTGGTTCAAAATAATTATATCCCTATTATAAATGAAAACGATACGGTAGCTACCGACGAGATAAAGTTTGGTGATAATGATAAATTAGGAGCATTAACGGCATCACTACTAGATGTGGATTTGTTTATAATTGCCACGAACACTAATGGAATTTACACTAAAGCGTCTATTGAGAATGGAAAACCAGAGACTATTGCTGAGGTTGATGATTTTGATGAATTAAGAAATCAAGTTGTCGATTCGAAATCTTCTCACGGAACTGGTGGTATGCAATCTAAAATAGAAGCTGCAGCGGTTACTCGAAAAGCAAAAATAGAAACTTGGATTGTAAATGGTTTGGAGGATAATTTTATAACCAATGCCTTTGATAATAAAGTACCGTTTACCAAGATCAAATAG
- a CDS encoding ThuA domain-containing protein, with amino-acid sequence MINRIVVLLISLCFISNSYSCNPIKSKIKVLIVDGQNNHTVWPKSTIMMKQYLEETGMFTVDIARTKYLNNSEENKDWLGFANVGEGIEGKPKTDPDFNPKFSKYDVVISNFGYKAASWPEKVQKKFEKYIKKGGGFVSVHAADNSFPEWTAYNEMIAIGGWGGRTEKHGPYLYIDKDNKPKRDYSPGKGGTHGKREAFAVTNYNTEHPITKGMPKVWMHTSDECYAFLRGPAENVTILATAVSTKKKPELEQKEPVAMVIDYGKGRIFHTTLGHDTESFECVGFITLLKRGVEWAATNKVTQTELPDDFPSADHTSSRDFNLEK; translated from the coding sequence ATGATAAATCGTATTGTTGTTTTACTAATTAGTCTTTGTTTTATTAGCAATAGCTATTCGTGTAATCCAATTAAAAGTAAAATAAAAGTACTCATTGTAGACGGACAAAATAATCATACAGTTTGGCCAAAGTCAACTATTATGATGAAGCAATATCTTGAAGAAACAGGTATGTTTACTGTAGATATAGCTCGAACTAAATATTTAAATAATAGCGAGGAAAATAAAGACTGGTTAGGATTTGCAAATGTTGGTGAAGGTATTGAAGGCAAGCCAAAAACAGATCCAGATTTTAATCCGAAATTTTCAAAATATGATGTGGTAATTTCTAATTTTGGATACAAAGCAGCATCATGGCCTGAGAAAGTTCAAAAGAAGTTTGAAAAATATATTAAAAAAGGAGGAGGCTTTGTTAGTGTGCATGCTGCGGATAATAGCTTTCCAGAATGGACAGCTTATAACGAAATGATTGCTATAGGCGGTTGGGGCGGTCGAACCGAAAAACACGGTCCTTACTTATATATTGATAAAGACAATAAGCCAAAGAGAGATTATAGTCCAGGAAAAGGAGGAACTCATGGTAAAAGAGAGGCTTTTGCTGTAACAAACTACAACACCGAGCACCCAATTACTAAAGGAATGCCGAAGGTTTGGATGCATACATCAGATGAATGTTATGCCTTTCTTAGAGGGCCGGCAGAAAATGTAACGATTTTAGCAACAGCTGTATCTACAAAGAAGAAACCAGAGCTAGAACAAAAAGAACCTGTAGCTATGGTTATCGATTATGGTAAAGGCAGAATATTTCACACCACTTTGGGGCACGATACGGAATCATTTGAGTGCGTTGGTTTTATAACCTTGTTAAAACGCGGGGTAGAGTGGGCTGCAACTAATAAAGTGACTCAAACAGAATTACCAGACGATTTTCCGTCTGCAGACCATACATCTTCAAGAGATTTCAATTTGGAAAAATAA
- a CDS encoding glutamate-5-semialdehyde dehydrogenase yields MNTLLSIETRNAVLLKMAVLLEKERQVIININKTDLEAYKGDDISMFDRLKVDDLKVDEMIKSVTHLASQEDPVGVERFSFKHDNGMQVYNKTASFGTVLIIYESRPDVTVEAAGIAFKSGNKILLKGGKESLNSNLKIVELWHQALQEEGAPTDWVEYLQFNRTETQAFLEKPTQKVDLIVPRGGERLIAFVKEHATCPVIISGRGNNFVYVHEAADLDIAIDIIMNGKSKISACNAVDKILIDKNLANKDDFVNRLITKLKDSNIEVLGDASISKNHEVKAITSDDIWYKEFLDYKILIGEIASNQDTIAMINKYSGGHSSVIVTANEAEAKVFMENVDTAAVYHNASTRFTDGGQLGLGGELAISTDKLHQRGPIGLQHLVTNKWYVHGNGQTR; encoded by the coding sequence ATGAATACCCTATTATCCATAGAAACTAGAAACGCTGTTTTATTAAAAATGGCAGTGCTTTTAGAAAAAGAGCGCCAAGTAATAATCAACATTAATAAAACAGATTTAGAAGCTTATAAAGGCGATGATATTTCGATGTTTGATCGTTTAAAAGTTGATGATTTAAAAGTTGATGAAATGATTAAATCGGTTACACATTTAGCATCTCAAGAGGATCCTGTTGGTGTGGAACGTTTCAGTTTTAAGCACGATAATGGCATGCAGGTTTATAACAAAACAGCATCTTTCGGTACCGTTTTAATTATTTATGAATCGCGCCCAGATGTTACAGTTGAAGCTGCAGGAATTGCATTCAAATCAGGAAACAAAATTTTATTAAAGGGCGGAAAAGAGTCTTTGAATTCAAATTTAAAAATTGTTGAATTGTGGCATCAAGCTTTACAAGAAGAAGGCGCACCTACCGATTGGGTTGAATATTTACAATTTAACAGAACAGAAACTCAAGCTTTTTTAGAAAAACCAACGCAGAAAGTCGATTTAATAGTACCTCGTGGAGGCGAGCGTTTAATTGCTTTTGTTAAGGAACACGCAACTTGTCCAGTAATTATTAGCGGTCGTGGAAACAATTTTGTTTATGTACACGAAGCTGCCGATTTAGATATTGCTATTGATATTATTATGAATGGGAAATCGAAAATTTCAGCATGTAATGCCGTAGATAAAATTTTAATTGATAAAAATCTTGCTAATAAAGACGATTTTGTAAATCGATTAATTACAAAATTAAAAGATTCTAATATTGAAGTTTTAGGTGATGCTAGTATCTCAAAAAACCATGAGGTTAAAGCCATTACTTCAGATGATATTTGGTATAAAGAATTTTTAGACTATAAAATACTTATTGGCGAAATTGCATCTAACCAAGATACAATTGCCATGATTAATAAATATTCTGGAGGACATTCATCTGTTATTGTAACTGCCAATGAAGCAGAAGCTAAAGTGTTTATGGAAAATGTAGATACGGCAGCTGTGTACCATAATGCATCTACTCGTTTTACCGATGGCGGACAATTAGGTTTAGGTGGCGAATTGGCGATAAGCACAGATAAATTACACCAACGTGGACCAATTGGTTTACAACATTTAGTTACCAATAAATGGTATGTTCATGGTAACGGACAAACAAGATAG
- a CDS encoding aspartate aminotransferase family protein: MPLFNVYPLYDVTPVSGKGVYVYDENGTEYLDLYGGHAVISIGHAHPKYVKAISKQVEALGFYSNAVQNPLQVKLANRLERLSGCEGYQLFLCNSGAEANENALKLASFETRKKRVVAFSNGFHGRTSAAVAVTDNKNIIAPINAQQAVTILPLNDIEGVKRELEKGDVCAVIVEFIQGVGGLDQGTAEFFEQVDALCKANNTFFIADEVQSGYGRSGKFFAFQHYNVTPDVISIAKGMGNGFPIGGILIHPNIEAKFGMLGTTFGGNHLACAAGLSVLKVIEEQKLIDNVNEMSCYFLKLAKTIPQIKNIKGKGLMIGLEFDFEVGQLRKDLIYNHHIFTGGAMNKNLLRILPPLTIRKEHINMFFEALVEVLNEVEESVSK, translated from the coding sequence ATGCCACTATTTAATGTATATCCGCTTTATGATGTCACGCCTGTTTCGGGTAAAGGTGTTTATGTTTATGATGAAAATGGAACCGAATATTTAGATCTATATGGTGGTCATGCCGTAATTTCTATTGGTCATGCTCATCCTAAATATGTAAAGGCGATTTCTAAACAAGTAGAAGCGTTGGGGTTTTATTCTAATGCCGTTCAAAACCCGTTACAAGTAAAATTAGCTAATAGACTTGAAAGACTTTCTGGGTGTGAAGGTTATCAGTTGTTTTTATGTAATTCTGGTGCTGAGGCTAATGAAAATGCTTTAAAATTAGCATCGTTTGAAACAAGAAAAAAGCGCGTTGTAGCTTTTAGTAATGGGTTTCATGGAAGAACATCGGCAGCTGTTGCGGTAACCGATAATAAAAATATTATAGCACCAATAAATGCGCAGCAAGCAGTAACTATTTTGCCTTTAAATGATATTGAAGGTGTGAAAAGAGAGCTTGAAAAAGGAGATGTTTGTGCTGTTATTGTTGAGTTTATACAAGGTGTTGGTGGTTTAGATCAAGGTACTGCAGAATTTTTTGAGCAAGTGGATGCACTTTGTAAAGCAAACAATACATTTTTTATTGCCGATGAGGTGCAATCTGGTTACGGACGTTCGGGTAAATTCTTTGCCTTCCAACATTATAATGTAACTCCAGATGTTATTTCTATAGCAAAAGGTATGGGAAATGGATTTCCAATTGGTGGAATTTTAATACATCCAAATATTGAAGCTAAATTTGGTATGTTGGGAACTACTTTTGGAGGAAATCACTTAGCTTGTGCTGCTGGTTTATCGGTTTTAAAAGTTATTGAAGAACAGAAGTTAATTGATAATGTGAATGAAATGTCTTGTTATTTTTTGAAATTGGCTAAAACCATTCCGCAGATAAAAAATATTAAAGGGAAAGGCTTAATGATTGGTTTAGAATTTGATTTTGAAGTGGGACAATTACGCAAAGATTTAATTTATAATCATCATATTTTTACTGGTGGCGCAATGAATAAAAACTTATTGAGAATTTTACCTCCATTAACCATTAGAAAAGAACATATTAATATGTTTTTTGAAGCTTTAGTTGAAGTTTTAAATGAGGTTGAAGAGTCAGTAAGTAAATAG